From bacterium:
ATTCAACAACTCCATCAATTAAACTGAAAAGAGTAAAGTCCTTCCCAATTCCCACACCCTTGCCAGGCATAATTTTTGTTCCTTTTTGTCTAACAATAATATTGCCACCCTTAACAACCTGCCCAGCAAAAATCTTGGTTCCTCTAAATTTTGGATTTGAATCTCTTCCATTACCTTGTTTTTTTCTTCCCATAGTGCTTTAATTATACTTTTTAAAAATTTTATTGTCAACAGGTCGGCATTCCTCAAAAATAATCTCTTTGAAAGAGAGTAGTTTCCTCATAAATAAATTTGACAAAGATAAAGGCCATCCTGTATATATGAAT
This genomic window contains:
- a CDS encoding 50S ribosomal protein L27, with product MGRKKQGNGRDSNPKFRGTKIFAGQVVKGGNIIVRQKGTKIMPGKGVGIGKDFTLFSLIDGVVEFSQKKGKKVVNVVPFSDK